The region AAATTTGCTGCACTTGGCCAGCGATAAGCTTGGGGAAACCGGGAAGAGGGCACCTTATCTACGGCCAGTTTCTCATCGAAATTGCATCTTCATTTTACTTTTGCAGGCTGATGACAAATCCCTGCTGGCCCGCTTCTTTCATGCAGATCGATCCCTCACAGCGGTGGCCAGCGAGCTGGACAGCTTCGATGGACGAGCGGAGCCGGATCGGTGCACCAGACTGGTCAGCAGACTGCGACAGAATCAGGTGGGTTCTTAGGATCACATTATAATACAGCATTATACTTATGCAAGGCTTCTTTCCCCAGGACAAAGTGCTGGCCATCACGAACTTGATAATGGAGGAGCTCCTGGGCGAAGATCGCGACCCTCGCGCCTTTCGCGCCAAGTTCCCCGAGGAGGTGCTCCAGGAGAATCTGGCCGGCCAGCTGTGGTTCGGCGCCGAGTGCCTGGCCGCCGGCTCCTCCATAATGAACCGGGAGACGGAGAGCAAGGAGATGCGCCCGCTGGCCCAGGCGGTGACCAAGAGCCTGGGCAACGTGCGTGTCCTGCTGAGGGATCAGTGTTTGAAAAACAATGTGCCCAACAGCAAGACACTGCACCTGGACCTGAACGACTCCACCACGGAACAGCTTTACGAGAGTCTGAAGATCTTCGATCGACTCTTCGCCGAGTTCGAGTTGAGCTACGTGAGTGCCATGGTGCAGGTGAAGTCCCGCCATGAGTACGAGATGCAGCAGTGGATAGGCGTGCTCTTCTCGGAGACCCTGCAGCGGGCTCTGAAGATCGGGCTGCTCGACCAGGACATGGTGGATGCCTTCGATCCTGGTTTGATGTTCTCCATTCCACGGCTGGCCATTGTTGCTGGTTTGGTGGTCTACGCCAAGGGACCGCTCAACATGGACATGCCGGGTGATCAGCTGTCGGAGATGTTCCGTCCCTTCCGCACCATTCTCATCAAGATCCGCGATCTCCTGCGCAATCTGAACAACCAGGAGCTGTACCAGCTGGAGAAGCTGCTGTGCACCAACGAGGACATCAATACTAAGGTGGGTTTTGGATTGAAAGCTAAGGAAAATTGAgattaaatgcattttctcCTCTTCATTCAGGTGCCCCTTGGCTCAAGCAGCATTGAGGCGCCCAGTCCGGAACACAGCTCCCTTCCTACAACGAGCAGCACTCaaaaccacaacaacagcagcagcaacaacaaccacagcagcagcaccaccaccatcaccaccacaACCAACGCGGGGACAACAACAAATACGCACAGGACTGTGGAGCGGCTGGTGGATCagcgaaacaacaacaacaataatagcaacagcaacagtaGCACCAATCCTGCCGTGGAGGGAGCTACGCTGCGCTCTCCGTCCATGTTGTCGCTGTCGCCCACCAGCACGCCCACCGCCTCGCCCGCCCCATCGCCCACGCCCTCGCACTCGATAGCCTCCACCTCATCGGCGGCCACCAGTTCCACAAATCCGCCAGCGGACTGGACCGATGGTGATGATGAGGACGAagacgacgaggaggatgaTGATGAGCTAGAAAGCAGTGACGATGACACGGACGAGGAGCAGCTGCTCAAGGACATTGTGGCGGCTGACTGTGCCTCCGGTTACCTCATACCCAACACCAATCTGGGCAATCTACTGCAGCCCCAGGAGGTTCCTCTCACGGACAACTTCGTGGCCAGCGAAGATGATGAGTACGGAACGGGGGAGCTGCAGGgccaggcggaggaggaggagcccaGCACCAGTGCTGCCATGCTGGCGGCCACCCGCACCTTGCAGCGGCTGCGCCTGCCCAGCAGCGACACCGATCCTTTTGCCGAGCCCACGACAATCAAGGCGTCCCAGGAGCAGATGCAACAGCAACCGGCCCTGCCAAGCGGACGCCACCGGGAGAGTCACAGTCAGCGGTACCATCAGcgccaccaccagcaccaccaccaccatcatcatcaccatcacTCACATCCGCATCAGCATCGCCAGCCGCATCCGCATCGCACAACGCGCAGTGGTCGCAAACGCTGCAGCCTGGAAGCGCCCGAGGCGGAGCCAAGTCAGCCGGAGCGGGAGCAGAACCTGGCCAGCGGCGACACCAGTGCCGCCTCCTCGCTGTCCGACGATGTGTCGCTGGCCATGCGCAACACCACGGCACGCCTAAAGTTCAAGTGAGTAGCTGTGGTGGGAATATGTTTTTAGAGtataagatttttaaagaGTTTATCTACAATTTTAtctactattattattttgattgatTTAAACTTACAATCATATACAATATAGGGATCTATTAATTGCTATTcattaaacattaaataaattgtgtttGCGTAAATGTATTAAATGAGTCACAAATGAAACACTTATTGCTTCTAAGAAGtcataaaaacaatacaatgATCATTTgaggttttttgttttcttataaagTAACCATTTATGATAAGGCAAACATTTTcttggaaataataatttaatttaatgtgaTACTTTGGAGGAgctataaaattcaaaactaatgcATTTTTCCACCCTCAGGAGCACCGAAAACCTGCTGCACCGCCTGTTTGTCTGCATCGCCGGCGTGGCCGACCAGCTGCAAACGAACTTCGCCTCCGATCTGCGCCAGATCCTGCGCAGTGTATTCCTCATGAACATGTCATCCGCCCAGGAGGAGATCGACATACCGGAAAAGACAAAGGAGTCGGAGCTGTTCGAGTTCCGGGCCTCCGAGAACGATGTGATACAGGAGAGCGCCGGCTCCAACCAAAGCATTTACTCAGCGGAGGAGGTCAATCCCGAGCTGGACAATGTGTTCAGCGCCGGCGGTGGCAACCAGGCCACCACGGGCCAGCGCCATTCCGCCGGCGCCAGTATGCAGCGAAATAATACCATCGATCTGGTGGGTCAAGCGAGCGAGGGCAGTCCCAGTGGAGCAACGATGGCCACCAGTCGTTCGCATGTGACGCGCAGCCGGAGCCTTGGGGATCAGGACGCAGCCAGCACGGCCACCGGCAGCAGCGCACAGTTGCgtcagcaggagcagcagcagctgcagatCCAGCTTCAGCGGCAGCGCAACAATTCCGTGGGCAGCAACACACCCTCCAGCGCCTCCTCCACCAGCTCCAGCTCCGAGCAGAACTCCCCGGTGAGCGCCAGGAGCGGTAGTCGCCGGCGCCTGCAGAGCAACAACGAAACCCAGATGCCCTCCTCGGCCACGTCCGCCTCGGCTACGCTCTCTCCGCCGGCCTGGATTCCCGATGGCAAGGCGCCGCGCTGCATGGCCTGCCAGACGCCCTTCACTGCCTTCCGCCGGCGTCACCATTGTCGCAACTGCGGCGGCGTCTTCTGTGGCGTGTGCTCCAATGCCTCCGCTCCGCTGCCCAAATACGGACTGACCAAGGCGGTGCGCGTCTGCCGGGACTGCTATGTGCGCGAAGTGCGCTCGGGCGGGCGCATGGGGGTCCAGGGAGTGCAGAGTGTCCAGAGCGTCCAGGCCACCGCCTCTTAGGACTGGCCCATGGCGCTAGCCGGCGCAGCTGACGACCAAAAATGTGGCCGAATCGGAGGAAAAGCAAACTGTGAATCGCAATTGTTCCGCAAAcattgttttctttattttatacgTAATCCTAATCCCATGCCAGGGGGCCACATGACCACAGCCAGGGCTCGCGCATATAGAACATATatatcttaaatatatatataaccatagctatatattttttatttccaaaacaatGACCAACTATAAGCGTCTATCAAACGAGTGTACAATAAAGCATCAGTCTGTACTAACGCGACACTTTGTTCATATCAAAAGATAGCGCCAGCTTTGAGTTCGGCTTgcattttaagaattttaagaaTATCACATTTTGTTTCTGTTCTTCGTTTTGTTTTCGGGGCTTAGGGGGAAGCACCTTTTAGTGTGGACAAGAGTTTTCTACGCGTAAGCTTTAACCTTGCAGAATCCTTTGTCACTAGCCAGGGCCTTACTATATATTGCAGTTAAAGATATAGatgaaatgtatatttttctaGCGTTGAGTATCATTGTGCGAGCGCATCGAGCTGATTAGTAGCCGTTAATTGTAGCAGAAATTTTtgcgaaaacattttttgtgatTTATCGTAATTTAATATGTATTAATTCCCATATGTTAAATCGTTTCTATCTGACCTAGCTGGAATAAATAAGTACGTAGATGTATGTGGCAAGATGAAATccttaaattgaatttcaacaataataacaacttCATTACCACTAAagataaacatatatatatatattttctgatTCAAACTTGTATAAAGAATGTAACGAACGAGAAATCTGTATATTGAGTTTAAGATATATACGCAATTTTatgcttaaataaaaatcaatcaaatcaaCTTTGTTTTGTATTGTTTAAGGGGGACTAGGATCACAATGCATTACACTCAAACGTCACACTGATACACTTTAGTTTctcgtttatttttaattaattttttttgtttggttttctgGAGGATTTATTCGTTATCCTTCGTTGGTTGATACCCAAAAGATGAAGTTGGCGAAGCAAAAGTCTGCTCACTCCAAGTCCGTTTCAGTGATGAACTTCGAGGAGCGCTTTAGGGATAGTATAGACCCGGCCCAAATAAACCTGGTGCACGATCTTGACGATAGCTTCTTTGGCAACTCCTACCAGCTGGTCCAGAGTCTCAGCGACCGCAACCCCTTTCTGGCGGCCAAGTTCAAGTTGTATGTGGACATCCTCTCCAGACTTCACGGTCACTATTGCAATGAGGTGGAACAAGGAAAGGCGCTGCAGCTGAAGGTGAAAACGGCGGATGAGAAGCTTAAGCTGGCCCTGCAGACCACCGCTACCTCGGAGGCGATGATGGAGAGCCTGCGCCAGTCCCTGGAGGAGTCCTGGCGGAACGAGGACGCCACCAAGAGTCGAGAGGAGACCATGCAGATGCAACTGATGTCGCTGGTCCAAACCGATCAACCAACTTCCAATAGGGCTATGAGCGATGCACCGATAACAACCACTGCGTGAGTTCTTTCCGTCCATTTTAAAACTACAAtctaaaatgcatttattttttccagcaAGGACACCCACATCCAGCGCTTGGTCTTCCGGGAGCGGGATCGCCTGGCCGCCGAGCTGAAGGACTACCAGAAGCGGCTGCAAACGAATCGCCTATACTCCGAATCGCTGGAGGGGATGATAGAGGTATCCAGGGAGATGATCACCAAGCTCAATTCTCGGGTGAAGCAATTAGAGAGTGAGATTTTTCGGCTGGAGCACAAGCTTAACGTGGAACAGGATAAGT is a window of Drosophila biarmipes strain raj3 chromosome 3R, RU_DBia_V1.1, whole genome shotgun sequence DNA encoding:
- the LOC108025240 gene encoding lateral signaling target protein 2 homolog, giving the protein MDTFRKWLNKPKADDKSLLARFFHADRSLTAVASELDSFDGRAEPDRCTRLVSRLRQNQDKVLAITNLIMEELLGEDRDPRAFRAKFPEEVLQENLAGQLWFGAECLAAGSSIMNRETESKEMRPLAQAVTKSLGNVRVLLRDQCLKNNVPNSKTLHLDLNDSTTEQLYESLKIFDRLFAEFELSYVSAMVQVKSRHEYEMQQWIGVLFSETLQRALKIGLLDQDMVDAFDPGLMFSIPRLAIVAGLVVYAKGPLNMDMPGDQLSEMFRPFRTILIKIRDLLRNLNNQELYQLEKLLCTNEDINTKVPLGSSSIEAPSPEHSSLPTTSSTQNHNNSSSNNNHSSSTTTITTTTNAGTTTNTHRTVERLVDQRNNNNNNSNSNSSTNPAVEGATLRSPSMLSLSPTSTPTASPAPSPTPSHSIASTSSAATSSTNPPADWTDGDDEDEDDEEDDDELESSDDDTDEEQLLKDIVAADCASGYLIPNTNLGNLLQPQEVPLTDNFVASEDDEYGTGELQGQAEEEEPSTSAAMLAATRTLQRLRLPSSDTDPFAEPTTIKASQEQMQQQPALPSGRHRESHSQRYHQRHHQHHHHHHHHHHSHPHQHRQPHPHRTTRSGRKRCSLEAPEAEPSQPEREQNLASGDTSAASSLSDDVSLAMRNTTARLKFKSTENLLHRLFVCIAGVADQLQTNFASDLRQILRSVFLMNMSSAQEEIDIPEKTKESELFEFRASENDVIQESAGSNQSIYSAEEVNPELDNVFSAGGGNQATTGQRHSAGASMQRNNTIDLVGQASEGSPSGATMATSRSHVTRSRSLGDQDAASTATGSSAQLRQQEQQQLQIQLQRQRNNSVGSNTPSSASSTSSSSEQNSPVSARSGSRRRLQSNNETQMPSSATSASATLSPPAWIPDGKAPRCMACQTPFTAFRRRHHCRNCGGVFCGVCSNASAPLPKYGLTKAVRVCRDCYVREVRSGGRMGVQGVQSVQSVQATAS